One Methylocapsa sp. D3K7 DNA window includes the following coding sequences:
- a CDS encoding transporter — translation MRSSPLRFAFLLLLILPASRGARADDTASTPDKSMYSLFNPTPDDAMRAFDPERPCKILNPFTVDAGHFQIESDIFDYTHINFAGAGTQIFETADPVVKLGLTNSIDFELVFNGYLNSATHSNQTGMLIASGHGFGDTIIKTKINLVGDDGGTFAMALVPFVKVPSAAPGLGNGVVEGGVALPMQINLPKDFILGVQIEYDALKNANDSQHYANLVNIVSLSHAVSFISKDLTVSIEFFSDVGTDPFTPAVYTFDVGLAYLIAPNVQLDAGGNFGLTKASPDLNLYTGISARF, via the coding sequence ATGCGCTCTTCGCCGCTTCGCTTCGCCTTTCTTCTCCTCCTAATCCTGCCGGCGTCGCGAGGCGCTCGTGCAGACGACACGGCGAGCACGCCCGACAAGAGCATGTATAGCCTGTTCAACCCGACGCCAGACGATGCCATGCGCGCTTTTGATCCGGAGCGCCCCTGCAAAATTCTCAACCCTTTTACGGTCGATGCAGGTCACTTTCAGATCGAAAGCGACATATTTGATTATACGCATATCAATTTTGCTGGCGCGGGGACGCAAATTTTTGAAACGGCGGATCCGGTGGTCAAACTCGGATTGACGAATTCAATCGACTTCGAGCTCGTCTTCAATGGCTATCTGAATTCTGCGACGCACAGCAATCAGACCGGCATGCTCATCGCGAGCGGTCACGGCTTCGGCGACACCATCATCAAGACAAAAATCAATCTTGTCGGAGATGATGGCGGAACCTTCGCCATGGCACTTGTTCCTTTCGTTAAAGTCCCGTCCGCCGCCCCCGGGCTTGGCAACGGCGTTGTGGAAGGGGGCGTCGCTTTGCCGATGCAGATCAATTTGCCGAAGGATTTCATCTTAGGCGTGCAGATCGAATATGATGCTCTCAAAAATGCCAATGATAGTCAGCATTACGCCAATCTGGTCAACATCGTCAGTCTCAGCCACGCGGTATCTTTCATCAGCAAGGACTTGACCGTCTCCATCGAATTTTTCTCAGATGTCGGCACGGATCCTTTCACGCCCGCTGTCTACACTTTCGATGTTGGCTTGGCCTATCTGATTGCACCCAATGTGCAACTCGATGCAGGAGGCAACTTCGGTCTCACCAAAGCGTCGCCCGATCTCAATCTCTATACCGGCATTTCCGCGCGTTTTTGA
- a CDS encoding class I SAM-dependent methyltransferase codes for MLLGKPYAAASLPETKYQENPERFRFTTDWFCGNEKHFSRYLTHLVDMPCQILEIGSYEGRATVWLLENIATHPQAGITCIDVAEQLSFRQNVLAARSPEKVHLQIGLSRHLLRSFPSNTFDFIYVDGGHGSVEVLEDAVLSFLLLKRSGIMAFDDYKWKNPAALDGLPKPAINAFLSIYKRKITVLMKGYQVWIRKEAD; via the coding sequence ATGTTGCTTGGTAAACCCTACGCGGCGGCATCCCTGCCAGAAACAAAATATCAAGAAAACCCGGAAAGGTTTCGCTTTACGACGGATTGGTTTTGCGGAAACGAAAAACACTTTAGCAGATATCTCACGCACCTCGTGGACATGCCGTGCCAGATTTTGGAAATTGGCAGCTACGAAGGCCGTGCCACGGTTTGGCTGCTCGAAAACATCGCGACGCATCCGCAAGCGGGGATCACCTGCATCGATGTCGCGGAGCAATTGTCATTCCGGCAAAATGTCCTGGCCGCACGGTCGCCGGAAAAAGTTCACCTGCAAATCGGACTGTCTCGGCATCTGCTGCGGTCTTTCCCCTCGAACACCTTCGATTTTATTTATGTCGATGGCGGCCACGGCTCGGTTGAAGTTCTGGAAGACGCCGTGCTTTCTTTTCTTCTGCTCAAACGTTCCGGCATCATGGCTTTTGATGATTACAAATGGAAAAATCCGGCCGCTTTGGATGGACTCCCGAAACCCGCGATCAATGCGTTTCTGAGCATCTACAAACGTAAAATCACCGTCTTGATGAAGGGATATCAAGTCTGGATACGAAAAGAGGCGGATTGA
- a CDS encoding acyl-CoA dehydrogenase C-terminal domain-containing protein, which yields MPSYKAPVEDVLFLLRDVFPIQRYNNLPGFADASPDLVEAILSEAARLCEETLQPLNQPGDRAGCVRGKDGAVTTPSGFKEAYHAFVAGGWVGLSADPDFGGQGLPYTLAAVINEFASSANMAFAMYPGLSQGALAALMTHGTDTQKKMFVPKLISGEWSGTMNLTESHCGTDLGLLKTKAVPEADGSYAIFGEKIFISAGDHDLADNIIHLVLARIEGAPAGIKGISLFAVPKILIEPDGSLGASNKVTCGALEHKMGIHANATCVMNYDGAKGFLVGEPHRGLNAMFVMMNEARLGVAIQGLAISEVAYQNAATYAKERLQGRALSGPKFPEKPADPIIVHPDIRRNLMTIRAFNEAARALVIWTALKSDIAHRSSNEAEIQAAADCLGLLTPVLKGVLTDVGFDNTVRAQQILGGHGYIEEWGMEQFVRDARIAMIYEGANGIQALDLVGRKLAKDGGRAVMAFFAEVKTFIKDNECDASLAPYLAGLKQSLAHLEQATMWFMQNAMAKPENAGAGSYDYMHLFGLVALAYMWAHIAKAAIALKPAANGDATALDTKLLLATYFMERIMPETSAHLSRISSGAATMMALEAEQF from the coding sequence ATGCCAAGTTACAAGGCGCCCGTCGAGGACGTTTTATTCCTGCTCCGCGATGTGTTTCCGATCCAACGCTACAATAATTTGCCCGGTTTCGCCGACGCCTCGCCCGACCTCGTTGAGGCGATCCTCTCGGAGGCCGCCAGACTCTGCGAAGAGACGCTTCAGCCGCTCAATCAGCCAGGTGACCGCGCCGGCTGCGTGCGCGGCAAGGACGGCGCCGTCACAACGCCGAGCGGCTTCAAGGAAGCCTATCACGCCTTCGTCGCGGGCGGCTGGGTCGGCCTATCGGCCGATCCTGATTTTGGCGGCCAGGGACTGCCCTATACGCTCGCCGCGGTGATCAATGAATTCGCCAGTTCCGCAAATATGGCTTTCGCCATGTATCCAGGCTTGAGTCAGGGTGCCCTTGCCGCGCTGATGACACATGGGACGGACACGCAAAAAAAAATGTTCGTGCCGAAACTGATAAGCGGAGAATGGTCAGGAACAATGAACCTCACCGAGTCGCATTGCGGCACCGATCTGGGCCTCCTCAAAACCAAAGCTGTACCGGAGGCTGACGGTTCCTACGCGATTTTCGGTGAGAAAATCTTCATCTCGGCAGGCGACCATGATCTGGCCGACAACATTATTCATCTGGTGCTTGCCCGAATCGAGGGCGCGCCCGCCGGCATTAAGGGGATATCGCTGTTTGCCGTGCCCAAAATTTTGATCGAACCGGACGGTTCGTTGGGGGCCTCCAACAAAGTGACCTGCGGGGCGCTGGAACACAAGATGGGCATCCACGCCAATGCCACCTGCGTGATGAACTATGACGGCGCCAAAGGCTTTCTCGTCGGCGAGCCGCATCGTGGCTTGAATGCCATGTTCGTGATGATGAACGAGGCGCGGCTGGGCGTCGCCATACAGGGCTTGGCGATATCCGAGGTCGCCTATCAAAACGCCGCCACATACGCCAAGGAGCGCTTGCAGGGCCGCGCGCTATCCGGGCCAAAATTCCCGGAAAAACCTGCCGATCCCATCATTGTTCATCCCGATATCCGGCGCAATTTGATGACCATTCGCGCCTTCAACGAAGCGGCGCGGGCGCTGGTGATCTGGACCGCGCTCAAAAGCGATATCGCGCACAGGTCGAGCAATGAGGCCGAAATTCAGGCGGCGGCGGACTGTCTCGGTCTGCTGACGCCCGTGCTGAAAGGCGTGCTCACCGATGTGGGCTTCGATAATACGGTCAGGGCTCAGCAGATCCTCGGCGGCCACGGCTATATCGAGGAATGGGGCATGGAGCAATTTGTCCGCGACGCCCGCATCGCCATGATCTATGAAGGCGCCAACGGCATTCAGGCGCTCGATCTCGTCGGCCGCAAGCTCGCCAAAGATGGCGGCCGCGCGGTCATGGCATTTTTCGCCGAAGTCAAAACCTTTATCAAGGACAACGAGTGCGATGCCTCCCTGGCGCCCTATCTCGCTGGCCTGAAGCAGAGCCTTGCGCATCTTGAACAGGCAACGATGTGGTTCATGCAAAATGCGATGGCGAAGCCCGAGAATGCGGGCGCCGGTTCCTATGATTACATGCATCTTTTCGGGCTGGTCGCGCTTGCCTATATGTGGGCGCACATCGCCAAAGCGGCCATTGCGCTCAAACCAGCCGCCAATGGCGATGCCACCGCCCTGGACACAAAGCTGCTGCTCGCCACATATTTCATGGAACGCATCATGCCCGAGACAAGCGCCCATCTGTCCCGTATCTCAAGCGGCGCCGCGACCATGATGGCGTTAGAAGCAGAACAATTTTGA
- a CDS encoding 3-hydroxyacyl-CoA dehydrogenase NAD-binding domain-containing protein — MDEKQIMLTNFRFEQDADGVALLTWDMSGRSMNVITPEVISELETVIDRVAADAAIRGCVIASGKDTFSGGADLSMLQTAADDYLKAKQDKGEEAATILFFESSSRLSRTYRKLETCGKPFAIAINGTCLGGAFELALACHYRVIADTDKARVGLPEIKVGLFPGAGGTQRVSRLMQTGDALQMLFKGEQIKPKAAKAMNLVHEVAPADEIVAKAKAWIVAGGKGIAPWDEKGIKLPSGKVYSAQGMMVWPAANAIYRRETHDNYPAAKAILHSVYEGLQLPFDLALRVESRWFAKILRSPEATVMIRTLFISMGELNKGARRPANVPIIAIKRVGILGAGFMGAGIAYVTASAGMDVVLIDQDQAAADRGKEICAALISAQIVRGRAKSADKEALLSRIKATADYSELAGSDLVIEAVFEDRAVKASATQKARAVLAPGTIFASNTSTLPITSLAEAYAEPENFVGIHFFSPVEKMLLVEVILGEKTGDRALATALDYVRAIKKTPIVVHDSRGFYANRCVGNYIREGHIMLIEGVPPAMIENVAKMAGMPVGPLALNDEVGIDLALKIIEATKRDLGVAAIDSAQECLLTAMVTGHGRHGRKNGKGFYDYPAQGSKTLWPGLAAFQPKKLDPDRLDIGELKQRFLVTQAVEAARTIEEGVVTDPREADVGSIIGFGFAPFTGGTLSYIDAMGAANFVALCERLRGKFGQRFMPPKILLDLAETGGSFYGRFAGQTKRAA, encoded by the coding sequence ATGGATGAAAAGCAGATAATGCTCACCAACTTCCGCTTCGAGCAAGACGCCGACGGCGTTGCCTTACTCACCTGGGATATGTCGGGCCGTTCGATGAATGTCATCACGCCCGAGGTTATCAGCGAACTCGAGACAGTCATTGATCGTGTCGCGGCCGACGCTGCGATTAGGGGCTGCGTGATCGCCTCTGGCAAGGACACATTTTCAGGCGGCGCCGATCTTTCCATGCTGCAGACGGCGGCCGATGACTATTTGAAAGCCAAACAGGACAAGGGCGAGGAAGCGGCAACAATACTCTTTTTCGAATCGTCGAGCCGCCTTTCGCGGACCTATCGCAAGCTCGAAACATGCGGCAAGCCTTTCGCGATTGCGATCAATGGCACGTGTCTTGGAGGTGCCTTTGAACTTGCGCTTGCCTGCCATTACCGGGTCATCGCCGATACCGACAAGGCGCGCGTGGGCCTTCCGGAAATCAAGGTCGGATTGTTTCCCGGCGCAGGCGGCACCCAGCGCGTCTCCCGCCTGATGCAGACCGGTGATGCGCTGCAGATGCTTTTCAAGGGCGAGCAGATCAAGCCCAAGGCGGCGAAAGCAATGAATCTCGTCCATGAAGTGGCGCCCGCAGACGAGATCGTGGCGAAAGCCAAGGCGTGGATCGTTGCGGGCGGCAAGGGCATCGCGCCGTGGGACGAGAAGGGCATCAAGCTCCCTTCTGGAAAAGTGTATTCGGCACAAGGCATGATGGTTTGGCCCGCGGCCAATGCGATCTACCGACGCGAGACGCATGACAATTATCCGGCCGCGAAAGCTATTTTGCACAGCGTCTACGAAGGGCTTCAACTGCCCTTCGATTTGGCGCTGCGCGTTGAATCGCGATGGTTCGCCAAGATACTGCGCTCACCCGAAGCAACCGTGATGATCCGCACCCTCTTCATTTCCATGGGTGAATTGAACAAGGGGGCCCGGCGTCCCGCCAATGTCCCGATAATTGCAATTAAACGTGTCGGCATCCTTGGCGCGGGATTCATGGGCGCGGGCATTGCCTATGTCACCGCGAGCGCTGGGATGGACGTCGTGCTGATCGACCAGGATCAGGCGGCGGCCGACAGGGGCAAGGAGATTTGCGCTGCATTGATTTCGGCACAAATTGTGAGGGGGCGTGCCAAGAGTGCCGACAAGGAGGCGCTTCTTTCAAGGATCAAGGCGACCGCCGACTACAGCGAGCTTGCGGGCTCCGATCTCGTGATCGAGGCCGTTTTCGAGGATCGCGCGGTCAAAGCCTCCGCGACGCAAAAGGCCCGCGCGGTTCTGGCCCCTGGTACGATCTTCGCCTCGAACACCTCGACCCTGCCGATCACCTCGCTGGCGGAAGCCTACGCCGAGCCCGAAAATTTTGTCGGGATACATTTTTTTTCGCCGGTGGAAAAAATGCTGCTTGTCGAGGTGATCCTTGGCGAGAAAACCGGTGATCGGGCCCTCGCAACCGCTTTGGACTACGTTCGCGCGATCAAAAAAACGCCGATTGTCGTTCACGATTCCCGGGGCTTTTATGCCAACCGCTGCGTCGGCAATTATATTCGCGAAGGTCATATCATGCTGATCGAGGGCGTTCCGCCCGCGATGATCGAGAATGTCGCCAAAATGGCAGGTATGCCTGTGGGACCGCTCGCCCTCAACGACGAAGTAGGGATCGATCTTGCCTTGAAAATCATCGAGGCGACAAAACGTGATTTGGGAGTGGCGGCCATTGATTCCGCCCAGGAGTGTTTGCTCACCGCGATGGTCACCGGTCATGGCCGGCATGGGCGCAAAAATGGCAAGGGCTTTTACGATTACCCCGCGCAAGGGTCCAAAACTCTGTGGCCAGGTCTCGCCGCGTTTCAACCAAAGAAGCTCGATCCGGACAGGCTCGATATCGGCGAACTCAAACAGCGGTTCCTCGTGACCCAGGCGGTGGAAGCGGCGCGGACGATCGAGGAAGGCGTCGTCACCGATCCGCGCGAGGCGGACGTCGGCTCGATCATCGGATTCGGATTCGCGCCATTCACCGGTGGTACATTGAGCTATATCGATGCGATGGGCGCCGCCAATTTCGTCGCGCTTTGCGAGAGACTCCGCGGCAAATTTGGACAGCGTTTCATGCCGCCAAAAATTCTCTTGGACTTGGCGGAAACGGGAGGGTCTTTTTACGGGCGCTTCGCTGGCCAGACAAAGCGCGCCGCATGA
- a CDS encoding acetyl-CoA C-acetyltransferase, whose amino-acid sequence MPDAYIYDHVRTPRGRGKPDGALHEVSTLGLAATVLRALKERGELDTHLVDDVVLGCVDPVGEAGGDIARAAALTADYGNHVPGVQINRFCASGLDAINFAAAQIMAGQHDLAVGGGVESMSRVGIGASGGAWPVDPAIAIKSYFMPQGISADLIATKYGFSRDDVDQYAVTSQQRAAKAWSEGRFKNALAPVRDINGITLLDRDEHMRPTTDMQALASLKPSFTMMGEQGGFDAVAVDAHPEVEKIVHVHHAGNSSGIVDGAAAVLIGSATAGAAMARKPRAKIRAFANIGSEPAMMLTGPVDVTKKVLARAGMTLEDIDLFEVNEAFASVVLRFAQAFDVDMAKLNINGGAIAMGHPLGATGAMLLGTALDELERSGKSTALITLCIGAGMGTATIIERV is encoded by the coding sequence GTGCCCGACGCTTACATTTACGACCACGTCCGTACGCCGCGAGGCCGAGGCAAGCCCGACGGCGCCTTGCATGAAGTTTCGACGTTGGGGCTCGCCGCGACGGTCCTGCGCGCCCTCAAGGAACGCGGCGAACTCGATACGCATCTCGTCGATGATGTCGTCCTCGGCTGCGTCGATCCCGTCGGCGAGGCGGGCGGCGACATCGCCCGCGCGGCGGCGCTCACCGCGGACTATGGCAATCATGTCCCTGGCGTCCAGATCAACCGTTTCTGCGCCTCCGGTCTCGACGCGATCAATTTTGCCGCCGCGCAGATCATGGCGGGGCAGCACGACCTCGCCGTCGGCGGCGGCGTCGAGTCGATGAGCCGCGTCGGCATTGGCGCCTCGGGCGGCGCGTGGCCGGTCGATCCCGCCATCGCGATCAAATCCTATTTCATGCCGCAGGGAATCTCCGCCGATCTCATCGCGACGAAGTATGGATTTTCGCGCGACGACGTCGATCAATATGCAGTCACCTCGCAACAGCGCGCGGCAAAAGCCTGGAGCGAGGGCCGGTTTAAAAATGCCCTCGCGCCAGTGCGCGACATTAACGGCATTACCCTGCTCGACCGCGACGAGCACATGCGGCCGACCACCGACATGCAGGCGCTCGCATCTTTAAAACCCTCTTTCACAATGATGGGCGAACAGGGGGGGTTTGACGCGGTGGCCGTTGACGCACACCCCGAAGTGGAAAAAATCGTGCATGTCCATCACGCCGGCAATTCGTCGGGGATCGTCGATGGTGCGGCGGCGGTACTGATCGGTTCGGCAACGGCGGGCGCGGCAATGGCCCGCAAGCCGCGGGCAAAGATTCGGGCCTTCGCCAATATTGGCTCGGAACCGGCGATGATGCTCACCGGCCCGGTCGATGTCACCAAAAAGGTTTTGGCGCGTGCCGGGATGACCCTTGAAGACATCGATCTTTTCGAAGTCAATGAAGCGTTTGCCTCCGTCGTGCTGAGGTTCGCCCAGGCCTTCGACGTCGACATGGCAAAACTCAACATCAATGGCGGCGCTATCGCGATGGGCCATCCGCTGGGTGCGACTGGCGCCATGCTGCTCGGCACCGCGCTCGACGAACTAGAACGCAGCGGAAAATCCACGGCGCTCATCACCCTCTGCATCGGCGCAGGCATGGGCACCGCCACAATTATCGAACGTGTATAA